Proteins encoded in a region of the Labeo rohita strain BAU-BD-2019 unplaced genomic scaffold, IGBB_LRoh.1.0 scaffold_185, whole genome shotgun sequence genome:
- the epc1b gene encoding LOW QUALITY PROTEIN: enhancer of polycomb homolog 1b (The sequence of the model RefSeq protein was modified relative to this genomic sequence to represent the inferred CDS: deleted 1 base in 1 codon) has translation MSKLSFRARALDASKPLPVFRCEDLPDLHEYASINRAVPQMPTGMEKEEESEHHLQRAISAQQVYGEKRDNMVIPVPEAESNIAYYESLYPGDFKMPKQLIHIQPFSLDTEQPDYDLDSEDEAFVNKLKKKMDVGALQFEEMIDRLEKGSGQQPVSLQEAKLLLKEDDELIKEVYEYWSRKRKACQSGSLIPVVKQEKRDGSSTNDPYVAFRRRTEKMQTRKNRKNDEASYEKMLKLRRDLSRAVTILEMIKRREKSKRELLHLTLEIVEKRNSMADFGGEVMAEVLAQRALEKPVIPLIPITNSNQYRHTEHDRDYKMKMDKPEVVRQKRKYEKKAKPLPLAGSVHSGPAVFNTKDLNQYDFPSSDDEPYSQMFSGSSEVEEENDPDGVFGFRRRTGCQYHAARSGPVSGWPWSDPAEGGVADVRYRYSLTTLTVPRRCLGLARRRVGRGGRVLLDRAFSEWDTVYHGLDPDSSHIPIVSPTQQPSTDTSHTSTDTSAHSSTSPDLTQILLNIKACRWRHFKPRTAPPDDPDNPEHWSARRPRRGFLIRPISTLQTQRGPASSAKPRVPPPTVAFTTEQYQQHQEQLALMQKQQLEQVQLQQQAGSTAITNNPQSLVSKTIDAASAQFAASALMTPDQLMALKSKEEGVGVNGVVSASGVFKGLHHTSSAVSSILPSAGPTSTSSPSPAAATTTTNNGTSSANHHVGTAGPAPGQALMGGAVRVSVPSPAGTLSVRQLQRQLTVPASALKLAANANRPIPKVTAGSTTLDMGPRENHDQEKPPLNSLTDNTVAMEVT, from the exons atgagtAAACTGTCGTTTCGGGCGCGGGCGCTGGACGCTTCCAAGCCTCTACCCGTCTTCCGCTGCGAGGACCTGCCCGACCTGCACGAATATGCGTCTATTAACCGGGCAGTGCCACAGATGCCCACGGGGATGGAGAAAGAGGAGGAATCG GAACACCATCTCCAGCGGGCCATCTCTGCTCAGCAGGTGTACGGGGAGAAGAGGGACAACATGGTGATTCCCGTTCCAGAGGCTGAGAGCAACATCGCCTACTATGAGTCTCTCTACCCGGGGGACTTCAAGATGCCCAAACAGCTCATTCACATACAGC CGTTCAGTCTTGACACAGAACAGCCGGATTATGACCTGGACTCTGAGGATGAGGCATTTGTAAATAAGCTGAAGAAGAAGATGGATGTGGGAGCACTGCAGTTTGAAGAGATGATTGACCGGCTGGAGAAAGGCAGCGGACAACAG CCGGTGTCTCTACAGGAGGCCAAACTCTTGTTGAAGGAGGATGATGAGCTAATAAAGGAGGTGTATGAGTACTGGAGCAGGAAGAGGAAAGCATGTCAGAGCGGCTCTCTCATTCCTGTCGTCAAACAGGAGAAGCGTGACGGCTCCAGCACCAATGACCCCTATGTGGCCTTCAGGCGCAGGACGGAGAAGATGCAGACACGAAAG AATCGTAAGAATGATGAAGCTTCTTATGAGAAGATGCTGAAGCTGCGAAGGGACCTGAGCCGAGCCGTCACCATCCTAGAGATGATCAAGAGGCGAGAGAAGAGCAAGCGAGAGCTGCTGCACCTCACGCTGGAGATTGTAGAGAAGAG gaacAGCATGGCTGATTTCGGAGGTGAGGTGATGGCTGAAGTTCTGGCTCAGAGAGCTCTAGAGAAACCAGTCATCCCTCTGATCCCAATCACCAACAGCAACCAGTACAGACACACGGAGCATGACCGGGACTACAAGATGAAG ATGGATAAACCAGAGGTTGTGCGGCAGAAACGGAAGTATGAGAAGAAGGCCAAGCCATTGCCATTGGCAGGCTCTGTCCATTCAGGCCCAGCAGTCTTTAACACTAAAGACCTCAATCAGTATGACTTTCCCAGCTCGGACGATGAGCCCTATTCACAG ATGTTCTCTGGCTCCTCAGAGGTTGAGGAGGAGAACGACCCAGATGGTGTGTTTGGGTTCAGGAGGAGAACAGGCTGTCAATATCATGCT gcACGTTCGGGACCCGTGAGCGGTTGGCCCTGGTCAGACCCTGCTGAAGGTGGGGTAGCAGATGTGCGATATCGCTATTCTCTCACCACACTCACGGTGCCACGGCGATGCCTGGGATTGGCACGGCGACGAGTGGGCAGAGGGGGCAG gGTTTTATTGGACCGAGCCTTTTCTGAATGGGATACTGTGTATCATGGGCTGGACCCGGATTCCTCCCACATTCCCATCGTT TCTCCCACCCAGCAGCCCAGCACAGATACCTCACACACCAGCACAGATACCTCTGCCCACTCCTCCACTTCACCAGACCTCACGCAAATCCTGCTCAATATCAAAGCCTGTCGCTGGAGGCATTTCAAGCCTCGGACGGCACCGCCAGACGACCCCGACAATCCTGAGCACTGGTCTGCACGGAGACCCCGCCGCGGCTTCCTCATCCGCCCTATCAGCACGCTTCAGACGCAGAGAGGCCCCGCCTCCTCCGCCAAACCACGTGTCCCTCCACCCACAGTCG CTTTCACCACTGAGCAGTACCAGCAACACCAGGAGCAGCTGGCACTCATGCAGAAACAGCAGCTTGAACAGGTTCAGCTACAGCAGCAGGCTGGCAGCACAGCCATCACTAACAACCCCCAG AGTTTGGTGTCAAAGACGATAGACGCTGCCAGTGCTCAGTTTGCTGCCTCTGCACTAATGACTCCTGACCAGCTGATGGCGCTCAAGAGTAAAGAGGAGGGAGTTGGTGTCAATGGAGTCGTGTCAGCCTCAG GCGTCTTCAAGGGCTTACATCACACAAGCTCTGCAGTGTCATCCATCCTTCCTTCTGCCGGCCCTACCTCCACCTCATCCCCCTCCCCCGCTGCCGCCACCACCACCACTAACAACGGAACCTCCTCGGCCAATCACCACGTTGGCACGGCCGGACCCGCCCCTGGTCAAGCGCTGATGGGCGGGGCCGTGAGAGTGAGCGTCCCCTCACCAGCAGGCACCTTGAGCGTGCGGCAGCTGCAGCGTCAGCTCACTGTTCCCGCCTCTGCCCTAAAACTCGCTGCCAACGCCAACAGACCCATCCCAAAGGTCACCGCAGGGTCAACTACCCTCGACATGGGGCCTAG